GAGGACAAGGAGGTCATACTGTTAGGGCATGTCTACCTTGCGCCTGCGGATTACCATCTGCTTGTGGAAGGCGATCACTTTGCCATGTCCAACGCAGAGCCTGTCTGGTATTCAAGGCCGTCCATAGATGTCCTCTTTGAGTCTGCGGCTGATTCATACGGAGAGCGGGTTATCGGCGTGATTTTAACAGGCAACAACCAGGACGGTGCAAAGGGCCTTGCGGCCATAAAGAATCAGGGCGGGACGGCCATTGTTCAGGATCCGGCAACCGCAGAGGCCCGGGTCATGCCTGAGGCAGCCATTGCCGCAACTAATATTGACAGAATACTGTCTCCCGAGAAGATAGGTCCTTTTCTGGTAAAACAGGGCACGGAACATCTGCAGCAAAAAGGGATTAACAGGTGGCACAATGGAAAACAATAAAAAAGTAAACATACTTATCGTGGATGACTTACCGGAAAACCTGACGGCGATGGAAGCCATCCTGTCCGACCTGAAACAGAATATTGTAAAGGCTTCCTCAGGTAGGGAGGCCTTAAGATGCCTTCTCAAGCAGGAATTTGCCGTGATCCTTCTGGATGTCCAGATGCCGGAGATGGACGGTTATGAGACAGCAGAAATGATCCGGCAACGCGAGAAAACACGGTATGCTCCGATAGTCTTCGTCACGGCTAGCGACAAAACCCAGGATCGTGTGGTTAGGGGCTATTTCGTCGGCGCAGTGGATTACCTGTTCAAGCCTGTTTCGCCTGAAATACTGAAGGCAAAGGTATCGGTATTTATCGAATTGCATAAGAAGACGCAGGCACTGGCCCGCTCAGAGGCAATGCTGCGACGTCTGAACGAGACTCTGGAGAAGGAGGTGGCGGACCGAACAGCCGACCTTAGGTTGGAAGTCGCAGTGCGCAGGCAGGCAGAGGAAAAAGCAAATCAAGAGGCAGAGATAAACAAGGCACTTCTCAGGGTTGCTGAATTATTGAGCACAACATTTGAAAGGGAAGATATCTTTAAGAGGGTTATAAAGATACTCCCTTCTATCCTCGGGGGCGATAAGTTTTTTATCTTTTCCTATAGTGAAGAACTCAAAGCCTTCATCCCTGTCAGCCACCACAAAGTATCAGCAGATTTAATGCCCCTTTTAATACGGGTAAAGTTGACTCCGGATATTCCCTTTGTAGAGGAGATACTGAAAGGAAAGATTGTGATTATAGAGGATGCCTGTGAAAGCCCTTTATTCCCCAGGGATATGGCAGATACCTTTAGTCTGAGGTCATTGATGATTGTTCCGGTATTAAGCAGCGGTAAGGCTGTTGGGATGATTGCTGTAGACAGAGGAGCGGGAGAGAAACCCTTTACTGACAGAGATAAGGAGATCCTAAAAGGCATAGTATCTCAGGTTGCGACAGCCCTCGGGAACTCATCCCTTTATACGGAAACATTGGAGAAGGCGGTGGAGCTCAGCCGGGGGATAGAGCTTATCTCAGTGATGCACGAAATAGACAGGACGATCCTTTCAGCACTGGATTCCCAGGAGATACCTGAAAATACAGTAATGCTGATAAACAGGGTTATATCATGTGATAGTGCTACTATTCTTCTTGTGGATGAGGAAAGGCAGGGGTTTGTCTATACGGCTGGTTTTGGATTAACATCTATTCCAAAAGGTGCATTTGTGCCGTTTGGGGATACTACTGCAACAAAGGTTGAGAAAACGAAGAGAGTTGAGTATATTGCCAACCTAAAGGAGATTAAGGAGCCCCTTCCTTTTGAGCAGACGCTTATCAAGGATGGATTTCTATCACATATAAGTATCCCTTTGCTGGCAAAAGGTGAGGTTGTTGGAGTATTAACTGTTGGTGCAAAGAGAACATCCGCCTTTACCCTTGAAAACCTTTCAACCATAGGAAAACTTGCCTCCCAGATATCTGTAGCGTTAGAGAATACAAGACTTTTCACAGACCTTAAGGAGCTCTTTTTAGGGACAATAAAAAGCCTCTCATCCGCTATAGATGCAAAGAGTTCATGGACAAAAGGACATTCAGAGAGGGTTACAGAATACGCTGTGGGGATAGGAAGAGAGCTGGGTCTGAGGGATAAGGAGTTGGAAGACCTTAAGATTGCTGGGCTTCTTCATGATATAGGTAAGATTGGCACATACGATATTCTCCTTGATAAAGCAGCGAGACTTACAGATGAAGAGTATGAGATGGTCAAGAAGCACCCCGGCCAGGGAGCTAAAGTTCTGGAACCGATAAAACAGTTGAAACATGTAATCCCGTGGATAAAACATCACCACGAACGCTACAACGGGACAGGTTATCCTGATGGACTGAAGGGAGAGGAAATACCGTTAATGGCAAGGATCCTTGCGGTTGGTGATACCTTTGATGCTATGGTTTCTGATAGGCCCTATAGAAAAACCCTTGGCATGGAAAAGACGATTAAAGAAATTAAAAAATGCTCAGGCACACAGTTCGATCCTGGGGTGGTCGGGGCGTTTTTAAGGGTTTTTGGGCAAAAGCCACGTCATTAACCCGAAGGCACACGTACTACATCAACCGCAGTCCGCTCGCTCAAAAAATTTTAGGGCCAAGCCCAAGCAGGCGGGCAAAAAGGAAGGGGGTTGGGGGGAAGGAATTTTTGCCCGCCTGCTCTGCCCGCCAAAGGCGGGCTGGGGCGGGTCTAAAAGTCAAAATCGGGATTTTCGTCAAAAAAAAGTTCGGATTTTAACCAAAAGGTACCGCCAATTAATTTTGCCCCTTATTCAGAGAAGTGTGACAATTCAAATTCTGAATAACATCGTAGTAATGAGTTTATCCTTGACATGACTAAAGAGGTTTGATAGGCTTCTTACATGAGAAAGGTAGCATTTATGCCCAGATATTTACGCAACTATAGGTTGTTGGCACAAAAGTTGCTCTCTCTCCTTAGAAGAATTTCTGCAAGGGACCCCTGTCTCTTCTGGAGATCAATTATTAATCGAAAACCCAAAGGCCGGTTATATGCACCCTTTGGGTTTTTTGTTTTCAGATTCTGGTGAAAGGAAGGGGGTGATGGCAATATTCGGTGTTGGTGATTGCCCCGGTCGAAGCGATCCCTGAGCGGCAATTATGGAAAGCTCTGTGGGGCAACGATAATGTTTCTTAATCAAGAAAGGAGGAAGAAGATGGCTAAAAAAGAAAGCTTGAGCATTTCAGAGGTATTGGCAAAAAAGGAAAGGGAGATACTGGATGCATGGACAAAGGCGCAGGCTGACGCGCCTGCACTCAAAAAGGGTTTGATTACAGAAAAACAACTAAGAGAGGAGTCTGCCCAGTTCCTGAGGATTCTGGTCAGAGCTATGGCAGGTGGAAACTTTGAGGATGTAGCCGCTCCTGAGTATGATGAGGTCAATAAGTTTCTGGCCAGCCTCTCTGGAGCCAGGGTTTCCCTCGGTTTCTCGCCGTCAGAGACAGCGGCCTACATATTCTCCCTTCGACAAACTGTTGTCAGGACTTTGCAGGAGGAGCTCGGTAACCAGCCGGAGGCGCTGATCAAGATGGGGTTTGAGTTTTCTGTTCTCCTCGACAAATTAGGCCTTATTACCTTTGAGACCTATGTAAAAGCAAGAGAGGAGGTTATCAAGGAGCAGCAGAAGTCCCTTCTGGAAGTTTCGACCCCGGTGATTCAGGTCTGGGATGAGATTCTGATTCTTCCGCTTATCGGAACCATTGACAGCACCAGGGCCAAGCAGATAATGGAAAATCTCCTTGAGAGCATTGTAGCCACTAAATCTTCTATGGTCATCATGGACATCACCGGGCTTCCGGCTGTGGATACCGAAGTGGCGAACAGGCTGCTCCGGGCCATGCAGGCAGCAAAACTCATGGGCGCAGAATGCGTCCTGACCGGCATCAGCCCGCAGATTTCTCAGACCATAGTTCACCTTGGCGTTGATCTGATGGTTGTCACTACCCGTGCGAGTCTGAGAGACGGACTGGAGCTTGCCTTTAAGAAGTTAAAGCTCAAGGTAACAAAGACGGAGGGATAGATAATATGGATAAGTTCCCGATATTAAAAATGGGGGATGCCCTCATCCTGACCTTGCAGACAGAACTCCACGACAAGGTGGCGCTCAGGCTTCAGGAGGATATCCTGCAGAAGATCTATGAAACCAGAACAAAGGGTCTGGTGATAGATGTGAGCGCGGTAGGGGTAGTGGACAGTTTTATGGGAAGGATGCTCTCTGATACGGCAACCATGGCAAAGACCATGGGTGTGGAGACCGTGCTGGTGGGGATTCAACCGGAGATAGCCATCACCTTACAGGAAATGGGGCTGGAACTGAGGGGGGTGCATTCAGCCCTTAACTTAGAGAAGGGGATAGCCCTGCTGCAGGGTATGGGGGGGGAGGCGGGCGATGGAGGAGATTAAAGAGGTCAGCATCAAGAGCAGCGAAGACATTATCCTTGCCCGCCAGGCTGCCAGGGAGATGGCAAAAAGGCTCGGTTTTGGCCTGGCAGACCAGACCCGCATCACCACCGCTGTTTCAGAACTCAGCCGCAATATATATCTTTTTGCCGGAACAGGCAGGTTGGTTATTAAGGCCCTGTCCCAGAGCAACAGAAAGGGGATGGAGATTGTGGCAGAGGACAGGGGACCCGGTATCCCGGACATCGAACTGGCCATGCAGGACGGCTACAGCACGAACAAGAGTCTGGGTCAGGGACTTCCAGGCACAAAGCGTCTTATGGACGAATTCGAGATAAAGAGCGAGGTCGGGAAGGGGACCGCTGTGACGATCAGGAGATGGCTGAGATAAATCGGGCTGATAAAAAAAAGGTCATATACATAGAAGAGGAACACCATGTGGATATGGCCCGGCGGGCAGCGAGGGAATGTGCTCAGCTTATGGGATTTGGAGAGATAAAGACAGCGCTCATCGTCACTTCTGTCTCAGAGCTTGCCAGGAACATCCTTGTTCACGCAGGCAGGGGCACGGTCACCTTCAGGACGGTCTCGACGGGCGAGAAAAGGGGGCTGGAGTTCGTCTTTTCCGACCAGGGGTCGGGGATAGAAGACATCGAACGGGTCTTAAGGGGCGGATATTCCACCAAAGGGTCCTTAGGCATAGGACTGTCAGGTGTAAAGAGGATGATGGATGAGATGGAGATAAAATCCAGGCCCGGGAAAGGGACGACAATATGGATAAGAAAATGGCTGTGAGGTCTTTATGGAATTTGGCATAGTAAATCGGGCATTAAAAGGTCAGAATCTCTGTGGCGATGCCTATTTCATCAAGGAGTTTGGGAATAAAGCGTTGATTGCAGTAATAGACGGCCTGGGCCACGGGTCTGATGCCGCTGCTGCTTCTAACGCAGCCGTAGAGCACATAAAAAACAATTATCAAAAAAGTCTCACAGAAATCATTAAGGGCTGCCATGAAGAGATGAAAAAGACCAGGGGCGCGGCAATAGGGATAGCCCTGATTGATCTAAAAAGCTCTGCTTTAAGATATGCCGGGGTCGGAAACATAGAGGCGAGGGTGAAGAGCCGGACCGTGATCAGGCCGATCTCTGTAAGCGGCATCCTGGGTTATAACCTTCGCAAGGTAAGGGAGGAGGAGTTCCCATATAGACAGGGGGACATTATTATCCTCCACTCGGACGGCATATCCACAAAGTTTGACTTAAACCTTTATCCGCCGGAATTCCTTGGGCGGCATCCCCAGACAATAGCCGAGAGGATCGCTGCTGAGTTCGGCAGGGAAAGTGACGACCTCACCATTGTGGTGGCCCGGCAGGATAAAATGGAGAGAAGATGATCGGTCATCAAAGACGCGAGGAATATTCGACGGCATTAATCCGGCACCTGAAAAGAGGCGATGAGGACTGCCTGTATCGGCTCTATGAATTGAGCAAGATCTTCATGGATGAAGGGGCAAGCCCGGGGGACATCCTTAATGGCTGATAAGGCTTTGTATCGAGCCAAGGCAGAGGGCAGAGACAGGGTCTGTGTATATGAATGATAGGATGATGATGGATAACCAGTTAAGTCTTAGCTATAAAAAGATCCTTGCTGGGTACCTGAAGACCGGCCAGGAGACAGACCTCTACCATGTCGCCCAGTTCGGTAAAGAGATGATGAACAAGGGGATGGGTCCTGAGGTTGTAGTTGAAATGCATCTGGATGCTCTGAAGAAAATCAATAAGGCAGAAAAGGCATATCCCAAAAAGGCCATTGATGACTCCTTCACCGTGCTTATGGAAGGGATCATGGCCTATGGCATGGCATACAAGGAATTTTTTAATTCCAGGACAGAGGGCTATCTGGCTGAGATCAGGGAATTGAACAAGAAGTTGAGTGAAAGGCTGGCCGCGATGACTGCCCTCTATGAGACCGTAAAAGTAACAGTCTCTTCTCTTGACCTGGAGGAGGTGCTTTCATCTGTCTTCAACAGTGCTGTCAAAACCCTGGAAGCAAATGCTGGCTCCCTGATGCTTCTTGACCCTGAAGAGGGGATTTTAACCATAAAAAGGGCGCACGGTCTGGATGAAGAGGTCATCAGAAAGACGAGAATTAAGATGGGAGAAGGCATTGCAGGGATGGTCGCCCGGAGCGGTGAACCCATGGTCTTTCATGGAAAGGTGAATAGTCCACAAATTAAGGGCAGGATGAAGTATGATAAGGTAAACTCCATCTGCGCCCCTTTAAAGACCAAGAAAGGTATTGTTGGCATTGTCAACCTTAATCGGAAAGAAGATTCCGAACCCTTTACAGAGGATAATTTAACGCTCCTTTCCTCCATGGCGCACGAAGCGGCATCTGCCATTGAAAATGCCGGCTTGTATAAAGATCTGCATGAAAGTTACCTCAGCACTATCCGGGCACTGGCATCCGCGCTGGAGGTAAAAGACTCTTATACAAAAGGCCATTCCGATGCGGTGGCGAGGTATGCGGTGAAGATAGCAAAGAGACTGGATCTGCCCCCTCATGAGATAGAGGGCATTGAGGTGGCAGCCATCCTCCACGACATTGGAAAAATCGGCATCCATGAAGACATCCTTAATAAACCTGGAAAATTAGACAACGAGGAGTGGAAGGAAGTGAAAAAGCACCCTGAATCCAGTCTGAAAATTTTTGAGGATATCAACTTCCCCTGGGACATTAGACCTATTGTCTATGCTCATCATGAAAGGTATGACGGAAAGGGTTATCCCTGCGGGCTGAAGGGAGAGGAAATCCCATTGGGTGCGAGGATACTTGGCGTGGCAGACCTCTATGATGCGATGACCTCTGACCGCGCCTATAGAAAAGGTCTGAGTAAGAAAACGGTTATTGAGGAGTTGAAAAGGGTGGCTGGAACCCAGCTTGACCCAGGAATCGCAGAGGTCTTTATCGAGATGTTGACGAAGGGCGAAGTGTAGAACTGTAAATCAACTCAAATCCAGAGCCTGCCCATGCTATCCCGCCTT
The window above is part of the Syntrophales bacterium genome. Proteins encoded here:
- a CDS encoding anti-sigma regulatory factor — encoded protein: MAEINRADKKKVIYIEEEHHVDMARRAARECAQLMGFGEIKTALIVTSVSELARNILVHAGRGTVTFRTVSTGEKRGLEFVFSDQGSGIEDIERVLRGGYSTKGSLGIGLSGVKRMMDEMEIKSRPGKGTTIWIRKWL
- a CDS encoding SpoIIE family protein phosphatase, producing the protein MEFGIVNRALKGQNLCGDAYFIKEFGNKALIAVIDGLGHGSDAAAASNAAVEHIKNNYQKSLTEIIKGCHEEMKKTRGAAIGIALIDLKSSALRYAGVGNIEARVKSRTVIRPISVSGILGYNLRKVREEEFPYRQGDIIILHSDGISTKFDLNLYPPEFLGRHPQTIAERIAAEFGRESDDLTIVVARQDKMERR
- a CDS encoding anti-sigma regulatory factor — translated: MEEIKEVSIKSSEDIILARQAAREMAKRLGFGLADQTRITTAVSELSRNIYLFAGTGRLVIKALSQSNRKGMEIVAEDRGPGIPDIELAMQDGYSTNKSLGQGLPGTKRLMDEFEIKSEVGKGTAVTIRRWLR
- a CDS encoding STAS domain-containing protein — encoded protein: MDKFPILKMGDALILTLQTELHDKVALRLQEDILQKIYETRTKGLVIDVSAVGVVDSFMGRMLSDTATMAKTMGVETVLVGIQPEIAITLQEMGLELRGVHSALNLEKGIALLQGMGGEAGDGGD
- a CDS encoding chemotaxis protein CheB, encoding MKGKLTVQKPEIKGLVVIGASRGGMRVLEKLLSALPKEFSLPVVVVQHRGGDTEDVLVRLLQEHCALTVKEPEDKEVILLGHVYLAPADYHLLVEGDHFAMSNAEPVWYSRPSIDVLFESAADSYGERVIGVILTGNNQDGAKGLAAIKNQGGTAIVQDPATAEARVMPEAAIAATNIDRILSPEKIGPFLVKQGTEHLQQKGINRWHNGKQ
- a CDS encoding HD domain-containing phosphohydrolase, whose protein sequence is MNDRMMMDNQLSLSYKKILAGYLKTGQETDLYHVAQFGKEMMNKGMGPEVVVEMHLDALKKINKAEKAYPKKAIDDSFTVLMEGIMAYGMAYKEFFNSRTEGYLAEIRELNKKLSERLAAMTALYETVKVTVSSLDLEEVLSSVFNSAVKTLEANAGSLMLLDPEEGILTIKRAHGLDEEVIRKTRIKMGEGIAGMVARSGEPMVFHGKVNSPQIKGRMKYDKVNSICAPLKTKKGIVGIVNLNRKEDSEPFTEDNLTLLSSMAHEAASAIENAGLYKDLHESYLSTIRALASALEVKDSYTKGHSDAVARYAVKIAKRLDLPPHEIEGIEVAAILHDIGKIGIHEDILNKPGKLDNEEWKEVKKHPESSLKIFEDINFPWDIRPIVYAHHERYDGKGYPCGLKGEEIPLGARILGVADLYDAMTSDRAYRKGLSKKTVIEELKRVAGTQLDPGIAEVFIEMLTKGEV
- a CDS encoding response regulator encodes the protein MENNKKVNILIVDDLPENLTAMEAILSDLKQNIVKASSGREALRCLLKQEFAVILLDVQMPEMDGYETAEMIRQREKTRYAPIVFVTASDKTQDRVVRGYFVGAVDYLFKPVSPEILKAKVSVFIELHKKTQALARSEAMLRRLNETLEKEVADRTADLRLEVAVRRQAEEKANQEAEINKALLRVAELLSTTFEREDIFKRVIKILPSILGGDKFFIFSYSEELKAFIPVSHHKVSADLMPLLIRVKLTPDIPFVEEILKGKIVIIEDACESPLFPRDMADTFSLRSLMIVPVLSSGKAVGMIAVDRGAGEKPFTDRDKEILKGIVSQVATALGNSSLYTETLEKAVELSRGIELISVMHEIDRTILSALDSQEIPENTVMLINRVISCDSATILLVDEERQGFVYTAGFGLTSIPKGAFVPFGDTTATKVEKTKRVEYIANLKEIKEPLPFEQTLIKDGFLSHISIPLLAKGEVVGVLTVGAKRTSAFTLENLSTIGKLASQISVALENTRLFTDLKELFLGTIKSLSSAIDAKSSWTKGHSERVTEYAVGIGRELGLRDKELEDLKIAGLLHDIGKIGTYDILLDKAARLTDEEYEMVKKHPGQGAKVLEPIKQLKHVIPWIKHHHERYNGTGYPDGLKGEEIPLMARILAVGDTFDAMVSDRPYRKTLGMEKTIKEIKKCSGTQFDPGVVGAFLRVFGQKPRH
- a CDS encoding STAS domain-containing protein, which gives rise to MAKKESLSISEVLAKKEREILDAWTKAQADAPALKKGLITEKQLREESAQFLRILVRAMAGGNFEDVAAPEYDEVNKFLASLSGARVSLGFSPSETAAYIFSLRQTVVRTLQEELGNQPEALIKMGFEFSVLLDKLGLITFETYVKAREEVIKEQQKSLLEVSTPVIQVWDEILILPLIGTIDSTRAKQIMENLLESIVATKSSMVIMDITGLPAVDTEVANRLLRAMQAAKLMGAECVLTGISPQISQTIVHLGVDLMVVTTRASLRDGLELAFKKLKLKVTKTEG
- a CDS encoding phosphatase RsbU N-terminal domain-containing protein; translation: MIGHQRREEYSTALIRHLKRGDEDCLYRLYELSKIFMDEGASPGDILNG